DNA sequence from the Parachlamydia acanthamoebae genome:
TTGCATCTACATGTAATGGAGATTGGATAGGAACCACCGCATCCATACTTTTTCTTAAGTTCTGCAATGATAATTCTCCACTTCCCAGTGATGTTGATTGATAATCAGAAAGTTTAGTTTCCAATTCATTCATCCATACAGCATTTGGAAGAAATTTCATCAATTCCTTGAAAGGAGAATCGCTTAGCAAAGAAGGCAAAATTCCAGGCAAAAGGATTTGGTGCGACAATAATTTCTTGATGACTTCAAACGTCTTTTCTTTATTTAGATTGGGTAGCACTTCAAGTAATTTTTCCCATAACTGATCAATGGACAAGCGGCTCTTAGCCATTTCGAAAATGGTAATTACTAAACGATTAGCATATAAAGAAATTGTTTTTGGTGTTTGTATTTTTTTATCTTTAATGAAACGAAAATATTTTAAAAAAAGACGATCACCCTTCAAGTCTACTAAACTATTGCTTTGTACTAAAAGAGCTGAGAAATCCGAATTTTCCCGATAAAACTTTTTGACAAGAGCATAAATCCATTCCATATCTGGCCTGGCTCTTCTATAAACCTTTGTTAGGTCTAAAGATCCTCTTGTTTCTTCATCCCAATAACCTGCTGTGACAAAGGAGAACAATCCAAATGGAGTTGCTCTGCTAGCCATACGATTTATATAATTTTGTAAACTTCTACACACTTGTGTAGGATTTTTTAATGGTCGTTTTTGTAGAGCTTGATATAAAGAGTGAGATGCAATGCTAATAGCCTCTCTAAACAATTCATCATTATCAAATTTGCTTAGAACAGCATTTATCCAATTGTCTTCTAGATGCATGGATTCTAATTCATCTATTGACCAGAATGGAACTCTCAATAAAAAAAATGAAGCGGGGATAAATAGGGGTTCATTCATGAATTAAAAGTGGAAGTTTCCATGTTGAGTGTTCTTGTGATAATGGTAGCAAACTTAAAATCGCTCCTACGCTTCCCTCTAAATATCCTATCTTATCTAATTCGATTTGGCCTCCTCGACGACAAGGCTCAATATCTTTGAAGCCAAAAGCAGCCTCTTGTTGATAAGCAGAATATAAGAGAAACTTTAATTTTTCAATTTCTTCAAATAAATCCTCACCATCCTCTTCATTTGCCATTTCTTGAGTTATTGCTAATAGACCTGCGATACCATGGCATAGTATTGGTGATGGAATCTCCCATTGTTCGAAAGAACGTCGAAAAATCCCCTGGAATGCTTTTTTAGCTAATAATTTTAGCCCCTGATCTCCAAGGGCTTTCCCTGCTAAATAAAGTGATCGGGCAACCCCAGGCGTTCCATAGCACCAAGCATCTCTAGAAGGTACACTAGGTTCATCATATTCATTTACTTCTTCTTCAAAAGAAACATAAAATGGCCAAATCATAGATTCATTAAATACAAAACTCTTTGCTTGTAACCAATTAGCAATGATGTTGATCGCATCCTTTTGCCCCTCTACTTCAATTCCCCTTATAGAAGCAATAGATAAATACGCTAAAATACCAGTCACGCCATGGGCTAAACCTAAATTGAAATTTCCCTTCGACAATCCATCCTGAACACGATAATTAAGAGGATCTTGCCCTGATACATACCAACCAGGAACTTTTTTCCCCTCAACTTTGATGGGCCGGACTAGATCAATCAGCACCTTAATAATCTTAATAGTGCAATCCATTGCTTCCTGGGAGGTATTTTCCAAAATATAGCGCCCAATACCAGTAATTCCCTGTATGGGGTCATAAAGTTTAACCATAACAGGAGTCTCATTAGAGAGACATATACGAATCGGTTCTAAATATTGTTTCTCAATCCTTCTTAATAAGTATTCATCTAAAGTCTTTAGCATTTTTTGATAACGCATTCTCTTACATGACGCAAGATGTAAAGAAAAACAAATTCCAGCAATACCGTTATAAAGAGATAAATCTGGATTTAAACCTTGAGATTCAATTGTTTCTTTAATCCTTAAAACATATTGATGAACGACATCATCGGCATTTATGAGGTTATGGCCATTGAGCTCGGCGAAAAGAATTAACAACCCAGGATATCCTTCAGCCAAGGAAAGAGGATTCCAAATTCTTTCAAACGGCCAGTATGGATCGGGATTTTGAGATTTTTGATCGAGCATAACCCCTTTCACCCGATCAGGATCTGTCATGTTTTCTATAGATCTAATTAAACGCTGATCTATTTCTTTTATCTGAAGGATTTCCAACATTACAAATATAATTTCATGTAGTTTATTTAAATTTAAGATTTAGCAATTACAAGCACTTCCTGTAGCATCTGTAATGTGGCAAGGACAGACGCTTGCAGCGCAGGTTCCGCAAGTATACGTACTTAATGTCTGCTGATGCGGTTGAAGCTTTTGTTCACTAATTTTAATGTCTAAATCATAGAAATCTTCTACCTTCTCTTCAGGGACGATCAATTGTTTTTTTTCTTGTGGTTCAATAGGTATAAATTGTTGAAAGTTTCTAGTAATTTCCATACGGTTTCCATCCATTTAAATTTTTCAGTTAATTTATGCGTTAGCTTTCTTCCCGTCAACTCCTTTCTGGAACTCATGATTGTACAATATTTTAACAATACCTCTATAATATAGTATGGACAAGTAATGCTGTACCACTCACTATCATTGATTTACAAAATGAGTGCATTTTTTAGAACAAGAATCACCCGGTTCGTAATCATAGACTACAAAAAGAATTACAGAGTCATCAATGAAGGGGAAAAAACATTTTCCCATACTAAGGAAATATGATTCATTCTGGAATGGAATGAAATAAAACATATGCATGAGAAAACGCATCTGATTTTTACGGCCTAAATGGACAAATTTGCATATATTCTTCCCTCAAACCTGCTGTAGCAAACATAAAAATTTCTTACGATCCCCCTAAACATGCCTCCGAAGGTAAGTAGAATTCCCAGGCCAACTTTTGAATTTATTTCCGTAAATAACCAAATAAAAAATATTCACCATTAGATAGAGTCAAAAAATTTGATTAAAAAAAGGACCTTTGATAAAACTCTTTAGTCAAAATTATTTTAGGAGAGAGCATGAAAACAAGCATTCACAAATGGCTCTACGCAATCCTTTTTGCGATGTGTTGTGTCAATATGCTCTTGTTCGCCAAACCCTCACCCCAACTTGGTGCCAACGTTTCTGTGGATGATCGACAATGGGTTTTATGCGATCCAATTCTGCCTCATGAGCAGGAAACGATTTGGTTAATGCCTGAAGACGGATCTTTCGAACGCAAGGAATTTATCCGCATTAAATTTTACCCTCCTTATACCCGTTTTAAAGAGATCTCTCTTGTAATTGAACACCCCGAAAAGTGCCGAATTTATGCTGCAGAAAAACAAAAGAACAGAATTCTTTCTGCCGCTTATTTTCCTCATAATGACAACTTTGATATTTGCCTGATTTTTAAGGGGAAAAAGCAAATTTACGAAATCCATTATTCCGTTCCAGCCAAATCTATTTCCGAAGAAGAACGCCATCAATGGATCGATCGTTTTAAACACATCGAGGAAGCTTCCACGATTTCTTCAGAGGGGCTCATCATTAATCAAATAGTAGCCATCCGGAATAACGTGCCTTTAGATCTGCCCAAACAGGAAACCTTCCATCACCCTGTCCAGAACTTGTCCATTGCTTTGCCAAAATCCTGGATATTTTTTGAGCAAGTTGAGGAGACCGAAAGATTCCCCGGAGAATTGCAGCAAATCTCATATGCCGTTTTTGGCCGTAAAGATTTGCTGATCCACGGCAATATTGCCATTACAAAACTTCCCCAAAAAATCTCATATGAACAAATGGAAAAAAACTGGAAATATACCCTTCATGTTTTAAAGAAAGAGGGTTTAAATGTGTTGGCCGAAGGTTCTATTACGTCTATTGATGGCCTAAAAGGGAAGTTTATCGTTTCAACAATTGGAGATGATATCGTCAGTAAGTCTTTTTACATGGTCGATGACCAACAGTACAGGGTAGAAATTTTTACTCACTCCAAAAATTTCAAAACCGTTCGAGAAGATATTTTCCGTTATTTAAAAAATTTTTCAGTCAACAAATTGGATCTTTCTTATCAAGTTAAAAAGTTGATTTAAAAATATGTAATACGCTACAACCCATAAATCTCAAAAACCTCTTAAACAATGAGGAAATGATGTTTTATTTCAGAAGTTTATTCTCTCTTGCCCTTCTCACTTCCCTATTCATCTGTTCACAAAGTCATGCTTTTACCCGTCGCCCTCCTCCAGGGGTCACTTTCCCTATTGATAATCGCACATGGGTCCTCAACGATTCTATCCTTCCCTATGGACAAGAAGAAATTTGGTTAATGCCCGAAGAGAATGCAAAAAATCATGACGAGTTCATTACAGTCAAGTTCTATTCTCAGCAATCTCACATGCGAGACCTAACTGTTAAAACAAAATTTTCGGAAGGGTCTGAAGAATATACGAATCAACGTTCAAAAAATAAAATCCTCATTGCTGTCCACAATAGCCTTGACGATCGTTTTTCTATGGTCTGCTATCTCCAGGGAAGAAAATATTTGTACGAAGTCATGTACACCTGTCCTGCAGAGCATATTTCAGATGCAGATCGACGTCTTTGGATTGAGCGTTTTGAAAAATTAAAAGAGGCTCCTATGATAGCGGATCCCGATTGGTTAGTTGTTAAGCCTTCTAACGTCATGTTGAATGAAGAAAAAGTTAATATTTGCCTCAATACACAGCTTTACAATAATGCTTTAATGGACTTTTCTCTGCAGCTACCAAAATCGTGGAGAATTGCCGAAAAGAAAAGTGACGTTCCTCACACCTCAAATATATTTGGTTTAAAAAACCAAAGCTGTGCTTTTTTCTCCAGATTGGACAGCCTAGTTTTTGGCAGCGTCTCTGCTATCCCAATCTCCAATGAGTCTGGGGAAAAGATTCAAGATATTTGGGAAGAGGTTCTAGCATCCCTAAAAAATGATGGCATTAATGTGGTTGCCGAAGGACCGATTAAGACATATAGCGGTCTCAAGGGCAATTTTCTCATCATCCGAGGCGACGATGACCTCGTTTGTTGGACAGCCGCATTTACAGGAAATAATAAGAATTATCTTGTGGGAGCATGGACACACAGCAAAAATTTTAATGCAGTAGGGAAGGATGTCTACCAGATTTTACGGAACTTTTCTTTAAATGGCCCACTCCTGTAATCTGTTCTTCTAGGTGGCCAAAATGGCCATCTCTTTATCATGGGATGACATTATGTGCGCAAAAAACAAAATTCGGTGCCAATGGGTCACAGAAGGCCAAGCCTTGTATGAAAATTATCATGACACAGAATGGGGTGTTCCTGTCCATGATGATTATAAACACTTTGAATTTCTCATCTTAGAAGGGGCTCAAGCTGGACTGAGCTGGATAACTATTCTCAAAAGACGTGAGGGCTATCGTAAAGCTTTTGCAAACTTTGATCCTAAAAAGGTTGCTGCTTTTGGAGAAGACAAAATCGCCGCTTTAATGCTGGATGAGGGTATTATTCGAAATAAACTCAAAATCCA
Encoded proteins:
- a CDS encoding FDLD family class I lanthipeptide; translated protein: MEITRNFQQFIPIEPQEKKQLIVPEEKVEDFYDLDIKISEQKLQPHQQTLSTYTCGTCAASVCPCHITDATGSACNC
- a CDS encoding lanthionine synthetase C family protein, whose amino-acid sequence is MLEILQIKEIDQRLIRSIENMTDPDRVKGVMLDQKSQNPDPYWPFERIWNPLSLAEGYPGLLILFAELNGHNLINADDVVHQYVLRIKETIESQGLNPDLSLYNGIAGICFSLHLASCKRMRYQKMLKTLDEYLLRRIEKQYLEPIRICLSNETPVMVKLYDPIQGITGIGRYILENTSQEAMDCTIKIIKVLIDLVRPIKVEGKKVPGWYVSGQDPLNYRVQDGLSKGNFNLGLAHGVTGILAYLSIASIRGIEVEGQKDAINIIANWLQAKSFVFNESMIWPFYVSFEEEVNEYDEPSVPSRDAWCYGTPGVARSLYLAGKALGDQGLKLLAKKAFQGIFRRSFEQWEIPSPILCHGIAGLLAITQEMANEEDGEDLFEEIEKLKFLLYSAYQQEAAFGFKDIEPCRRGGQIELDKIGYLEGSVGAILSLLPLSQEHSTWKLPLLIHE
- a CDS encoding DNA-3-methyladenine glycosylase I yields the protein MAISLSWDDIMCAKNKIRCQWVTEGQALYENYHDTEWGVPVHDDYKHFEFLILEGAQAGLSWITILKRREGYRKAFANFDPKKVAAFGEDKIAALMLDEGIIRNKLKIQSAVTNAKLFLDIQKEFGSFDAYVWQFVGGSPLQNRRTSIRDVPAETPESQALSRDLRKRGFKFVGPTVMYAHMQATGLVNDHTIDCFRYSQLCS